ATCGAACCAAGCCCTATGTGATAGTGCGAAACGTGTAAAACACAGGTCGCTCATCGAGCCAGGTAAAACTCAGATCGTCATTCAACTGCTGTCTATGCTACGTGATGCTTGCCTTAGACCCAAATGCCACGAACCCCCCCTCGTTGGATGAAAACGCCATGGATCCTCGATTCAAAATGCTGTGATTGTTGATAATGATGGTTGTGTGTTGACGTCTCTGTTCCCTGCCATCACGTACCGTTGAGGAAGCCGCCTTTGTGACGAATCTGGACTATGACCAAGATGCCAAGGCAGTCCCATTCATTCCCAATGTTTGGCCAGCAGTCTCAGTCGCCTTCGCTCACGGCTGAAAAGGCCAGCACTTGCCGGCGACACGGATTCGCTGTGCTCTCATTCCCCGCCTAACGCCTTGCAATGCTGTCCGATGTATCCGACCCAATATGGTTTGGTGCCCATAAACGCCAATGTCTATTCGACAAGAATCGAAGAGAAAATCTCAAAGGACCCCACCCTGGCCTGGTTTGCTGCCTGTGGCCCAAGTCCCCCCTCAGTCATCGATATCCGTGATGATATGCTGTTTCGCTCGTTGTTTCGTTCCATTCGTTCTTCCTCCAAGCTTTCGACGGGTTTACCCGCCGGGCCATACGCTCGTCAATAGCACATATTACTGTGTAGCGACGGCTCAGGACTGCGGTCCCGTTCGGATACGGAACTTGTCGCGCAGCTTGTCGGCTAATCTGGCTCTACGACTTCTATCGTTTCTGTCATCATGCTCAACCCCAGCCGAGCCCGCCGGTACGCCTTGAACTTGGTGTTGCGTGCGGTACTGTCGAAGGGCCTGGATGCGCTCCTCCGGTGATGCGTTCCTCAGTCTATTGAGGTCGAACAGTCGCGTCCTCCGCCTTTGCGAGGTAGACGACCCATCGCTCTCATGCCCGTCTAACtcaagcggcggcgggagctCACCACTGGTGTTTTCAGTCTCGCCCTGGGGACGAAGATCGAGACGGCTGGAGATATACGTTAGCTCAACGCCCAACCGTTAATCCGAGAGGTGTTATCAAAGCATCGGCGTATATAGGTCAGCACAGAATGAATGCCGGTCACTCACCACAGGGGGCATGTGCCCGACACGTTAACCAGCCACGGATCAACGCAGTTGGGGTGGAACTTGTGGTTGCAGGGTAACACCCGCACGTCTTCGCCAACAGTGAAGTCTTCTGTGCAGATGGAGCAACCAAGACTCTCGTCCTCCTGCCCACCAGATTCGGGGTTACTGGAACCGGCCGCGtcagtagtagtagtagcgGCCACGGCACCAGCTGTGGTTTTTGTCGCATCGTCCACCCCCGTATGACCCATTGTAgtggtcgtcgttgtcgcctCCGCGTTCTTGACGTTGACCGGAACGGTGCCCGGCTGTGCGTCTTCGCCCCGGCTCTCGACGCTTCTGTCATTCGTGGGGACGTTTGTTGCGCTCTCCAATTCCATGTTGGGGTCCGGCTTCATGGCCTCCTGCCGCTCGCCAAATTTGACAATGGGCAAAGTGTCAAGAACGGCGCGAGCGAGGCCTTTCGCACGACTCTGACGAGGGCGACCATTGAATCCGCTCCTCGGCCCATACCTCTCCGGGTATCGGTGAGCCCTCACGGCGCCTGTTGCGATGATGATCAGGAAGAGAAGCGTTATCAAACCCGTAATGCTGTACAGAATGCTcatggcgacggccgagttgttaccgcctccgccgttccctccttctcccgTGTTTCCTGTCGCATTGCCAGTGATGATGACCCTCATCCGTTCATTCTCTGTCGTACTGTTCAGAATGCGCAGGGCCTGCTGGGAATCTGCACCGTCCGCCATCGTAAATATCGAGTAATAGGGTAGTTCCGTGCTTGATGACAGCGCGCACCAGTTTCCGACGGTGGTGTACAGGACGATTGCTTTTGGCCTGTTTTCCATCAGGGTGGCCAACATCATACTCGGGCTGATGAAGCCCCCGCCATCGGGTGTGTCGCAGGATAGATAAGCCACCTCGCCCCCATCGATCGAATTGTAGTTCGAAGAAGTAGTAGGAATGATGGCGCCATCGATGTGGATTGCCTGGAGGGCATGTTAGCAGAGGAACAGGTTTGCACAGACGGACAAATGAAGGTCCGTCAAGACGAGGATGGTTGCAATCGTACCCCGCGGGCCCTGTCGGTCTGATTCAGACCCAGGCTCTCAGTGGACGGCATGACAATAAAGGTGAGTGGAAGGGCCCCGACGGTTGTCGACAGCGACATCTGCATGGCCGACCTCTGGCTCCACGACGGGATTTCGTTTTCGGGGGTGATGGTGACGGCATGGGacacggcgacgacagcggcgcaCGCCAGGCCCCGTAGCAGCATAGACGCCATCTTGATTCCTCTGTCCACTCCTTCTTGTCAGGTTCTCACGACGGTCAACGTCGCTGGCCGCGGAATGGGAGGAGAGGAACGGGGTTTCGGATGACGGGCGAGTGTGGAAGTAGGAGGAagcgtcggcgacgggcaAATGCGGGAACTAGGTGGATGACGAGAGAGGTAACACAACGAGCAGGCAGTGCGATGCGGTCGATTGCAATACAGGTCGGAGTGTTCGGGCTCGCTCGCTGGCAGGCCGTTgttggaggaagagggggatTGGCGTGTCACATTTCCCCAGAACCGTGAATATCAGATGGACATGCTCCCTCCAAGATTTGATCGTCGGGTGCCAAATGAGATATGGCCACGGGAAATGAGCCTTCAGCTGAGTTGGCGAAGGGGAAATGTGCGGGTTTCGTCCTTGTCGTGATCTTCTAGTTAGTTGTCTTGTGCGGTGAAATGCGGGTGGGAGGTTGGCACAATCGTTGACGacaatggcggcggcggcggtcggtGGTAGTGGGTTGTGATATGGTtgagggagagggaagagacAAAGGCTCCGGAAGGGATGGGAACGCAGTGGCGGGCCAGCCAGAAGTACGGCAAGTGAGCCGACAGCGGCACAGCGGTACTTGTGGCCTGGGTGGTGGAAGGCCAGGAGGGAGAAGTACCCGATCCACCCAAATGGAGAATTCACAAGCGCCAAGACGAATGTGGAGAGGGGAACGGCGGAGGTCGGTCTCAGTCACAGCGACACAGGCCAGCCCGGGCCCCGGGGTTGGTCAGCTGTAGCAGACGTGGGACAGGATAAGACGATTGCAACCAGGCGCTGTTGCTGATAAGACAAGCCACAGTTTCTCCGTGTAACAATATATATGTGgggggacgggacgggactGGGCCCGACGACGGTGGACAGAGCCGCAATTGATGCACAGCAGAACTAAAGTACAGGATCCGTACAGCAAAAGTATGCAGTATGGCAGGACAAAACATGGCGCGGCAACAAGCAGATGGCATACGCAAGATGCGCATGGTCCGGTTGCTTCACAGGGCGGGCGCATCGATACACGGCGAGAAAAGCGCTGAAGCCAGCGACAGACAACCTGAGATGAACCTGATCTGATTCTAGGCACGCCGCGGCACCACGAGGCTAAAAGCAGACCACACCAAGAATGCCAATGGGTTTATCAGTCTCGTCTTGTCGCTGACTTGTCCTGGAAATGGCCAGTTTTCTTTTTGTCCGCGGAAGTAATCCAAGCAAGGGGAACTTGGAGACCTGGAGACTTGGAGACTTGGAGCCCATGTAGAAAAATGTACCCGCACCTAAAACCAGGTGGAGAGCTACTTCCCTAACATGGTATCAAAAGGCAGCCGAGCGGGCCCTGACACTCTTGGGATTCCTCCGGCTTTGACTTGACGAGATAAACTTACCTACCCAGCGCTTCATTCTCTCAACCTTTTCCGCCTTTTGAATATATGCAGTCTTTTATCATCTGCTCTCCTGCCCTTCGGGTGTCTTTATTGTGTAGATAGGCAGTGACTATTAGATCGAGGGTACTTCTTTggcctctcccccccccccccccccccccccccttcgcgACAATCTGGCCGGGACAAATAACACGAGGGAGTCGCTTGCCATTGGCATAATGAAAACAACCCTACCTGCCTGATTGAGGTTTGAGTTTGAGAGAGGAGAGTTGATGAACATCTCCCGTGTGAGATCCGGCAAGCGGTTGCCGAACAAAACGGCAACATTTGGCGCGTTTTCACTGGCCCAACCCGCTCCCCTCGACCAAGAGACACAGCCAAGCCTGGGCGTTTTGTTGGGCAATGGACCTGACTCGGGCTCCGGCCAACGTCCTCCCATCCTTTAGATAGATCTTGTTAGGCCTatggcgacgacgataaaataaaaacaaaAGAACAAAAGGAATGGGGGAAACCGTTGCACAACCCACTGCAGTTGTCAGAATTGCATTGCGCGACGACCAACCCGTCGCGTAGgcatacctacctaggcaagACGGCCACCGCTCTGCAGCAATACAATGAAAATTCCAACACAACCACGAAACCCGAGCCGGCCCGCCGGGACCTCAACCTGTCCCCGGCTCCCGGACACCGACATGAGACGTGTCGAAAAAAGAAAatgaagaaggaaagaaagaaaaaaaagaagccTCAGCTTCCGCAACACGCCGAGGTGGCCGGATGCTTCGAAACAACGATGGCGGAGCTGGCATGATAGGACATCGAAAGGAGAGCCGCTTCAAGGCTGGGGCAAGTGTCTGGTGCAGCGCAACGGGGAGATAACTCGGCGGCAATGCCATGAGTCTATCTATGACTGCTCTGCTTGTCTGCACAGATCGCCGACGCATCTGATATCTGAAGCAGCCACCGGACCTGGTCTTGGCGGCGCTTCGAGACTGCCCTGTGACGCCTCATAGGAGCGGGTCACTTAACAGTGGAATCGGCCCTCTCTGTACAGATATTTTACTTAGCCTTAcggtttcttttcttcttcttctttacCCCTCCCCCAATCAGATCTTTCGCAGCGGGAGGGGCACCTACTTTTTAGCCGAGATCCCTGCCTTCCGGCCCCGGCCATCCCGTTTTCGCCAAAACTCCGGCATGACCCCATTCGCCCTCTGGGCCACCAGTGAGAACCGTTTCAGCAAAAGCCACCAGCGCACCCCATCAAAAAGGCTGGGGAAAACCTCCGACCACGCTGAGACGGTGAGCGTCGTTTGAGCGCAACTCAAACCCGATAGAGCTCAATGCTATATCGCCCACCCCGTCCAATTCCTGTCCTTTACGCCCATTGCCCGTCAAAGTCGCAGCTTGGCTTCGTTCCCGCTTTACCGGCAGTTCGCATCGCTCCGATCCATCTCCAACTCCTCCGGCTCTGGGCAGCCCTATCACGCCAGGCATCTAGACAAACAACCCTGGCAGCACAACTCTCTcactcttcctctctttcgTGCCCCCCTCTTTATCAGTTCCAGACACACCACTGTTACTCAGGCCGATGCTCTTGGATTACCTCATCGCGGCAGGAGCCCTGCTACCCGCCACGGCAGCTTGCCATCGAGTAAGCAGAGTAATCCCTAGTCGGATCGGCTGGAACCATGGGCCAATTCACAAACTTTGCGCACCATCCCTCGGCAGTCCGGCATTCATCATACGAACTTTTTTACGTCTGACAACTGGCTCGTGAGGCCCAAACCGATGactcctcccctccccttgcTCGTCAGGTTTCAGACGCTATCCGGTACAATCCCATACGTAGCAAACCTGACTATCCTGTTGGTGACAATGGTCTTCCGGGCCACTtggacacacacacacacacacacacacacacactcgcGTGCAACGACCTCCAGTTTGCTTACAGGCAAGGAAGCAACCCGCCGGTGTCCTACTCGTCCTTTCCTCCCGTTCTTCCCACGTGGCTGTTCGTCTTCTGCTACATTCTcctcctttcttcttcttctttctcttcttcgcaGAAGCTTCATCGCCGTGCGAGAAGCTTATTGCCATTCGGGATAATGTTCTGAACACCTCGCCGCAAATGTGGGCGTTCACTTCACTTGTGCGGCATCGTTTGACCTTCATGGGCCCCAACGGACCGACTCATTGGCGAAGAAATCACCCTTGTTTCACAAAACTTAACCAGCGTTTACTGTCTGCTGCAACACCTTGCTAAAATACCACAAAGTAGTAACGTATAATTGAGCCATGATGGGAGTGTCCTCTATGGTTTACGCAGGAGGGATGAGATAAAGGCTTGGGTCGCATTTAAGCAGCAGCCTGAGGGTTCTCATCTAAGAACTACTGAAATCACCATGGTGCTAAATTAGTCGCCTCTACCCTCCGAATCGATGCCTTGCACGTCATCCACAGGCAACACAGCCTACTAGAGGTTAACCTTCAAAACCTCAAGCACTTGTGCGGCATCTGTTTCGCCAGCCTAGTCAAGCCAGAAAGTTAACGAGTCTAAGGGGCGTCTGGCGATTACTGATCTGCCGCTCTTCCAGTTTGGGCTTGTATAATCGGCGGAAACCCCTCGGCCACTCACAACCGCGTGAGGCTCGTCCTCTCACCCAGATTACGGACGGCCCCTGGCTACTGGTAGATTCTTCGCGAAGGAGACGTTCTAGACATTATAGCAAGGTCCCAGTCCCTCGAGAGTTGAGTGGAAAGCCCATAGAGGCCCAGCCCTTCTCCATACACCACGTCCGAGGCCGGTCTCCGCTTTCGGCCTCCTGTACCAGGCTGGGCAACCGGGGCATCTCAGATACTCGCAAACCCTCCTCATCCATCCGGCCGGCCCCGCGGTCCTTTTCCGCCACGCCGTCCggcacacacacgcacacacacacacaacgTCAAACTTCAAGCTTCCTCCGTCATTTCCATAGACGAACGCTGGACTACTCCGGGTGGGGGTGATGTACGACGTCTTTGGTCCCAACTTTCCCATACAGCCTTCGACGCTGCATTGCATGCATTGATCCCGCGCCCGTCTCCGATGGCCCCATTTACTCGTTCTTCTCTGGTCAACCTGGCGAACACCATGCCAATGCAAACATTGTTTATGGTTCGCTCCCCCACCCACTCGGCTGCGCCGGaactttctctctcttctcgaTCGACGGGCGCCAGTGGTGCGTGTCAGGCCCGTCGTTTTCCTATCAACCCATCCGGCGTGGCGGGAAACACCATGTGCACCATCTCCAGATCTCTCGAGCCTCCTTTCCCTCCAGAACTCTCTTTCTCACATGCGGCCTTACTTGATGTCACACCTCGGGCACCCGATGCTGAATTTGGTTGACCAAGCCCTCCAGGCTCGACGCAGATATGACCGTGTAGGACTAAgggcccccctcccccaaaaaCGTCCGCCTTCTCTCGATCGTTGGTGCGATATGAGGATTGGAAATGCGGTATGGGGGATGGGGAATATGTATgggaaaagagaaagggtGTTGCCTGTCGACCGCCAGCCACACTCATGCCTTCCGTGAAAACCTGCTTGGGTCATGGCATGTGGTCGTGGCTCCGGCTCAAACGCGCATCTTGTGCTTTGGGGGTGATTTGCTCATCCCGGATCCGTGACTGTCGGCTAGGACCCCAGGGCGCCGAAGCTTCCTCAGACCGAACCATGGCCTACCGGCCTTCCACATGTCGAGACTTGAAGaccagctgcagcacggACCGGCACTGGCCTGATGGACGCTCGCCTCCCGCTCAACGTCGGCAACACGAGTCTGTCTTCGTTCATGCCATTCCTACGCGCAAGCTTTCTGCTGTTGTTTCTCCTACACCCCGCAAACCCTCCcgctctctgtctctgttcccccctccccccactcTTTTGTTTTACCGCCGCCTAACCATCTACCTTTGTCCTGCCGTTAGAAGTTCAGACGCCGAGAACGATCTTATCGATTCTCGCCACGATCGCGCCACCTGCCGAGAACGAGCCCTGCGCGATGAGATCAGGGACACAAACGGTACTGTTATATCTTGTGGGAGAGGGATCAGAGGAAGCTGATTAGGATACCAGTGAGGTCTTGCTGTTGTGCGGACCCGGGATCACTCTCGGCACCAAGATGTCCGTGTGCCTTCCCAAATGTCCGGTGACTCCAGAGAGTGCCCTTCTTTGCAGCCCGGATGCTCACATAAGGCGTCCTTGGTTGGGACCTGAGGTATATGCCACACAGCTCATCCGACCCTAGTGTTCGTTGAATCCTGGAACGGGGTGGGGTTCGCCTATATCCATATGGTTTCGGACGTTGGCGCCAGGGAAGGAATATTGCGAGCAACGAACGACCTGACTTTGGAAGTCGGCTCCTCAAAGAGCGAGCCATTTTCATGCTATCGGGGCCGATTTGGAGACTAATATGGAAGTTGGGCGGGAAATGGCAGACCCTTCTTGGAAAGCATAATCCAGTTTCGGTTCCCGACGGTGAGAAACAAACCTGTCCACCTAAAGAGGTTCATCTAAACATGTGCCGAAAGCAGGAGAAAGCAACGAGGTCTAAAGGGATAGCGAGAACTTGGACACCATCCGATATCGATGACACACATTTGGTCTGGTCCTTGACAACACTGCCAAGTTGGCGGTTTCGCACACAGGGCGCTGTACtcaaaagagaagaaagcaTCGAGGGTTCATGTTACTGCGTCAACGCCCCGGCTGCGAGTTTACTGATGAGTCCTCGTCATCGATCTACCATTAAAAGAAGTTGAAATATTCAATCAACGGCTCGTCGAATTTTCAATCTGAAATTCGTCCGATATGTGTGTGTTGAGGCTGAGCTGGGGAATGCTAGAAGAACCCGGCCTTTTCGTTCTCCTACCAGCCACGGGATCATCTGACTAGATCATCGACGAGTGAGAACTCCAAGCGCGGCAACGACCGCGCCGAAAAGGCGCCCCGCTCTCATCAGATCTCTTCCATATCTTCCAAATCGTCCAGGACCGGCCAGTCGCCAACCTCAACCCGTTCGGGCCTCACAAAGACCCCGTGCTTCAACGGCGACTCTTCACCCCAGTACCGCGTTCCAGCGATGCTGCCGTCGTTCTTCCCGACGGGCTCATCGAGGTGGACTCCGATCCATGGACCCAGGCTACCAGGGATTTCCTTGACATCCCCGACATATTTGACTGTGCCTCTTCGCGAATCCTCGCCACCGACACGGCATCGCTTGCCAACCTGGATACCCTTTTGCTCAATCTCCTGCTGGAGAGCGGCAATCTTGGCCTGCTCGTGGCTTGGCGCGTCGGGGTCAAAACGACCAAGTTTTTGAGCCTTCTTCCAAGCTAGGACGGAGTCGCTCTTTTTGGCATACTCTTCCTCCGGCATGACATACTTCTCGACACCCGAGGTATCGGTGAAGTTAGGGCGTGCGCCGGCTGGACGAGTATCGGCCACCTTGATGAAAGAATTGTCAGCTGTAAGGAATCTGGGAGCAGACAAGACAGTGGGTAGTGAGTTGCCGCCGTCTTGGGCGGTGTGTTAATCTGACTAGGAAACCCAAAGGGCGAAGAGGTCGCCTTGCTCCTGCTGCCGGGCGCAGAGGGGGGCATGGGATAAGACTGGTACACACGGGCAGGATACTACTATCTTGGCCAGAGAAATGTATGACTTACGTGCAGCTCGGCATAGGGTGCCAAAGGGAAACCCGTCAATTGTGCGTTGTCCTCGTCGGATGCTTCAATCGGAAGGCTGCCCGAAGCCGTTTTAAGGCTGATTTTCTGGGACGAGGGTGGGATACCAGTGATGGGCTCCAGCTTGGTTCTCAGCTGGCTGATGGTCCATGATGGGGTTATGCGGCGCTCTGACGAAGAGTTTTCGGAAATGACTTGCAGAGGAACGTCGGCCATGGCTGGCGAGTTGGGCTGCGTCCTGGCAACtgaggagaaagaaaagggggttGACTAGGTACCTAGTCTGAGAAGAACACGTGGGGTCCCACGGAGGTTGTTGGGCTTCTGGTCTCGATGAAGATGGGACTGAGATGTTTGGCAGACCGAGAGGCTGCCGGAAGGACGGAAGCGGCAGGGTTCAGGAACTAAACAGTTTGCCTAGGTAAAGGTGCCAACCGGGCAATATCCTGCTGGCTGGGGAGAACGCTGCGCTGTAGGGCTGGAAAGACCCGTTGAATGCAAGTTAGATGCACAGCCCAGAGAGGTTCAGGTCATTGGGCAGttccgccgtcgtcacgTACCTTTCTGCTTGGGTGCGGTACGTAATGGGAGGTGGTGCGTGGTCTAAACGATCCGGTGACGTCGAGCGATATTGCAAGAAGCTTGCTCTTAGGAGTGGATCGGGCTACAAAGACTGAGGTTGCAGTTGTCGAGAAAGTTTACTCTCGTCGTTGTCGGGTGCTTGAGTGTGTGTGATGTGAGTGAAATTGGGGAATGTGAGCAAACGTGGAGGCGGCAATTCAAGCCTCACACACCTGACTACCTCCTATGGACACCCAGAAAATGGGAAATGGAGGGGGCGTGTGTTTAGTACTCTGGGCTGGCAGGCACGAggccgttgttgttgttgtagCCACAAAGTCTCCAATCCCAACTCTACCCACCAACAGCTCAAGCCACGACCGGTACGTACATCTGGTCTTGACGGTAGGTATGTCCGGACATCTAGGTATTTAGGTACCACACGTACTTAGGTGGGTCCCTTCCGCCCCCAATCGAacagagagaaagggaaggaTCATTTGTAGCTACCCAATGCTCACATTCTTGGTGATGACTTGTCGAACCATCCACTTCGTCCTTTGGtcctcgctctcctcccCAACCCATACTCCCGATTGCTCACCGCTACATCAGTGAACACGGCGAGGCGAAGAACGAAACAGGATTCCTAGACACGCAAGCCGCATCATCGTTAGCCATGGCCAGGCACTTATTTCCAAGCACGCCCGACGGACGACCAgcagggcggcagcggtCCGAACCAAACATCACGGGGTGAGCCACGCACGACACAACGATACACCGAGACCGAAACAGACCCACCTGACCTGGGTCTCTCCCTTCGCGGCCAAACCTTGCGGCGAAAATAAGGCTCTTTCTTTGTGGCATGGCTGCACAGAATCAGGTGCAGCCGTCCGAGGCCGCTTCAGACAAGTTTAACCTTTGGCCGGTGGGAACAATGCCTTTGATCATGATTGGCGAGTCCCCGTTTACATGTCCTACATGACGGGAACCGTTTGTACGGGAGGCACAACATGGCAACAGCGGCATCGATGCAGTCAAACGCCAGATTTCGCGCATGCAAACTCCGTCTTGTCCGCGCCGCTCCGGTCTGACCCACGGCCCAACTCTGCTTGTCCTGTTTATCAGAACAACACGCACTACATCAGCCAGCATCGCGCGACAAATGGATTTGATGCGCGCCACTGCTTGGGACGCGGGAATGAGTAGCAGGGTGTGCGTTCCGTCAAAGGCATATCGCAGGCATCGCGACACAATGTATGGCCCCTCTTTCCCGACCCTTCTATTGTATGTGTGCAACCGGCCGACGGTGCATATTTGCTCATCCACACTTTGGGACCTCCAAGGTGCACCCCTCTGGGCGCAGGGCTACAAGCACTACGAGGATCTGGCAATCGAAGGGCGGACAACGCACACGGATAAGATGAAACATTTACCATCATGTTCGTTGCAGAATCATGACAACCGACCCACACCTGCGCACATAGTGTACACACCTTCTATCCCACGCTCCAATGTAGTTAGCTGGGGGCGGGCATGGGGCAGTCGCTCGCGCGCGCCCGTCGACAGATCATGGCAACAAGCCTGTTCGCCATTCAACTCGGGATGGACAAGCCCATTGACGTGAAGCGTTTTCTTTTCCAGAACAACCCCTGGCCTTTCTTATGGAGCCAAGACTCGTCTTTCCCAATTGTCTATGCGTCTCCGTCACAACTCAGGTTTCGCGTCCGAACTCGACGAGAACCCATCAAACTACTCAATGTCACATTGAAGACAGACTATTAGGATCCTCAGCTGCgggagaggaaggaaggGCCCGAGAAGAACAACTTTGGTTTGGCAATCATTGGTCATTAGCTTGCGAGGCGAGAGCTGAGCCACGCCCCCGAGTGAATTTGATGACTTGGTCCCGGGATGGTGTTCGGCGTCGGAGCCGTCAACGACAAATCATCTCCACCGCGTGCCAGATCTACCCCTGCTGCCCGATCCGCCAGTGGGCTGCCGCTATGCCCAAGAAAGATCCGGTTCTGCAATGCTGGCTGCCGTTCACCGCCACGTTGGGTTTTCATTGTGTCACCGACAATTGGTTGTTCTGGTTGAATAGGACGGATTTGATCGTCTTTTTCACCTTTGTCTACGAGGCAAGGAACGCTAGCGCTGGTGGGCAAAGGGTGCAAGGCAACACGATTTTGTTTCTAGTCAACCATGTTCAACTAAGACGGCCACTGGACGAAGACAAGGACGGCGG
This genomic interval from Colletotrichum higginsianum IMI 349063 chromosome 9, whole genome shotgun sequence contains the following:
- a CDS encoding Ring finger domain-containing protein — translated: MASMLLRGLACAAVVAVSHAVTITPENEIPSWSQRSAMQMSLSTTVGALPLTFIVMPSTESLGLNQTDRARGAIHIDGAIIPTTSSNYNSIDGGEVAYLSCDTPDGGGFISPSMMLATLMENRPKAIVLYTTVGNWCALSSSTELPYYSIFTMADGADSQQALRILNSTTENERMRVIITGNATGNTGEGGNGGGGNNSAVAMSILYSITGLITLLFLIIIATGAVRAHRYPERYGPRSGFNGRPRQSRAKGLARAVLDTLPIVKFGERQEAMKPDPNMELESATNVPTNDRSVESRGEDAQPGTVPVNVKNAEATTTTTTMGHTGVDDATKTTAGAVAATTTTDAAGSSNPESGGQEDESLGCSICTEDFTVGEDVRVLPCNHKFHPNCVDPWLVNVSGTCPLCRLDLRPQGETENTSGELPPPLELDGHESDGSSTSQRRRTRLFDLNRLRNASPEERIQALRQYRTQHQVQGVPAGSAGVEHDDRNDRSRRARLADKLRDKFRIRTGPQS
- a CDS encoding CAP-Gly domain-containing protein — encoded protein: MADVPLQVISENSSSERRITPSWTISQLRTKLEPITGIPPSSQKISLKTASGSLPIEASDEDNAQLTGFPLAPYAELHVADTRPAGARPNFTDTSGVEKYVMPEEEYAKKSDSVLAWKKAQKLGRFDPDAPSHEQAKIAALQQEIEQKGIQVGKRCRVGGEDSRRGTVKYVGDVKEIPGSLGPWIGVHLDEPVGKNDGSIAGTRYWGEESPLKHGVFVRPERVEVGDWPVLDDLEDMEEI